The Kroppenstedtia pulmonis genome has a segment encoding these proteins:
- a CDS encoding spore coat protein CotJB, protein MNEEYYRLLGELQAIDFVLVELNLYLDTHPHDTQAIHQYNQYSHQSQELKKKFESRFGPLQNFGNSPMEPGKLWNQPPWPWQV, encoded by the coding sequence ATGAATGAAGAATACTACCGCCTGTTAGGTGAACTGCAAGCCATTGATTTTGTTTTGGTGGAGCTGAACTTGTACCTGGACACTCACCCCCATGATACCCAAGCCATCCACCAATACAATCAATACAGTCATCAAAGTCAGGAACTGAAAAAAAAGTTTGAGTCCCGATTCGGTCCTTTGCAAAACTTTGGAAACAGCCCCATGGAGCCAGGTAAATTATGGAACCAACCCCCTTGGCCATGGCAAGTATAG
- a CDS encoding ATP-binding cassette domain-containing protein translates to MRVSIIVQTEKLTRKFGDKLSVNQVDLRVLQGSIYGFLGPNGAGKTTTLKMLLGLLRPTDGRMQLLGKKMPDQRTAVLRDIGSLVESPSYYGHLTGYKNLKIVSELLGLSSPSIDEVLELVRLSQDAHRPAKEYSLGMKQRLGIAMALIHKPKLLILDEPTNGLDPAGIQEIRNLIKDLPTLYGSTLLVSSHLLSEVEQLATHVGIIHRGELIFQDKIDVLRQQSVPSMWVEVQHPREAYQSLRNQGWSVEMKQEALSIRLDHPEDKPHLFQHLQPYTILNVQEKKKSLEDIFIEWTGTGDSL, encoded by the coding sequence ATGCGGGTGTCTATCATCGTTCAAACAGAAAAATTGACCCGTAAGTTTGGGGATAAGCTCTCTGTCAATCAAGTGGATTTACGGGTATTACAAGGCTCGATATATGGGTTTCTCGGCCCCAATGGAGCCGGAAAAACCACGACACTGAAGATGCTACTCGGTCTGTTGCGACCTACAGACGGAAGGATGCAACTTTTGGGGAAGAAGATGCCTGACCAGCGTACCGCTGTACTTCGTGATATCGGCTCCTTGGTGGAATCCCCCTCCTACTATGGACACTTAACCGGGTATAAGAACCTGAAGATTGTGTCTGAACTGCTGGGTCTTTCCTCCCCATCCATCGATGAGGTACTGGAATTGGTCCGGTTAAGTCAAGACGCCCATCGTCCTGCGAAAGAATACTCCTTGGGGATGAAACAACGATTGGGGATTGCCATGGCGCTGATTCACAAACCGAAACTCTTGATTTTGGATGAGCCGACAAACGGGCTGGATCCGGCGGGGATTCAGGAAATCCGAAATCTGATCAAGGACTTGCCCACCCTCTACGGGTCGACGCTTCTGGTGTCCAGTCATCTGTTAAGCGAAGTGGAACAGCTGGCCACCCATGTTGGAATCATTCATCGAGGGGAACTGATCTTTCAGGATAAAATCGATGTTCTGCGACAACAAAGCGTCCCCTCGATGTGGGTAGAGGTGCAACATCCAAGGGAAGCTTATCAATCTCTGCGTAATCAAGGGTGGTCGGTGGAAATGAAACAGGAGGCCTTGTCGATTCGGTTGGATCATCCAGAGGATAAACCCCACTTGTTTCAGCATCTCCAACCGTATACGATCCTCAACGTACAGGAGAAGAAAAAATCATTGGAGGATATCTTTATCGAATGGACCGGTACGGGGGACAGCTTATGA
- a CDS encoding S8 family peptidase: MAAVFQSHYRWIRENGKRMDSDLRSYLIRRFRFFRWIPCILHHSLIKALHRLKRIRVLVRLKDPVFSSSQFEHSLSCFGVPSTHYFGSIHTYSLSLSMSQLQEMMKLPEVKKVYLDRKVYALLDTASPTIGAPIAWSHENQGEGATIAVIDTGIHKHPDLTQPTNRIIGFLDQVNKKTEPYDDNGHGTHCAGDAAGNGASSDGKYRGPASKAPLVGVKVLNKMGSGNLSDVIAGIQWCIDHKEEYNIRVISLSLGSRTNESYKDDPVAQIVEEAWEKGIVVVAAAGNDGPNSHTISSPGTHPRIITVGATDDRGTPDPTDDTIASFSSRGPTADGITKPDITAPGTNITSLRAPRSYIDKTSPDSKINEHYSTLSGTSMATPIVAGIVAILLTEHPDWTPDQVKSALLEKALDMGLPPNTQGAGQVQIDPSYFKE; the protein is encoded by the coding sequence ATGGCTGCCGTGTTTCAAAGTCATTATCGTTGGATACGGGAGAATGGCAAACGGATGGATTCTGATCTGCGAAGTTATCTGATCCGTCGGTTCCGTTTTTTTCGATGGATTCCTTGTATCTTACATCACTCTCTCATCAAAGCTCTTCACCGTTTAAAACGAATTCGTGTACTGGTTCGCCTAAAAGACCCTGTATTCTCCAGTAGTCAATTTGAGCATTCCCTCAGCTGTTTCGGTGTTCCCAGCACTCACTACTTCGGAAGTATTCACACCTACTCTCTTTCTCTTTCCATGTCTCAATTACAAGAGATGATGAAACTGCCAGAGGTAAAAAAAGTTTATCTGGATCGAAAAGTATATGCCCTTTTGGACACTGCTTCACCTACGATAGGAGCTCCCATCGCCTGGTCCCATGAGAACCAGGGTGAGGGAGCTACCATTGCCGTTATCGATACAGGTATCCACAAGCATCCTGATTTAACACAACCTACGAATCGCATCATCGGATTTTTAGACCAGGTCAACAAAAAGACTGAGCCCTACGATGACAATGGCCACGGAACCCATTGTGCCGGTGATGCTGCAGGAAACGGTGCATCTTCAGATGGAAAATACCGAGGTCCCGCTTCCAAGGCCCCCCTGGTGGGAGTTAAAGTCCTGAATAAGATGGGAAGCGGCAACCTGTCTGATGTAATAGCCGGTATCCAATGGTGCATCGATCACAAAGAAGAATACAACATCCGGGTCATCTCTTTGTCACTGGGAAGTCGGACCAATGAATCCTATAAAGACGACCCGGTTGCCCAGATTGTCGAAGAAGCCTGGGAAAAAGGCATTGTGGTTGTCGCCGCAGCGGGTAATGACGGTCCGAATTCCCACACCATATCCAGTCCGGGTACACATCCCCGAATTATTACAGTTGGTGCAACGGATGACCGGGGAACACCTGATCCGACAGATGATACCATCGCTTCTTTTTCCAGCCGGGGCCCCACAGCCGATGGTATTACAAAACCGGACATCACAGCACCTGGCACCAACATCACATCGTTACGGGCACCTCGCTCCTATATCGACAAGACCTCTCCTGACAGCAAAATAAATGAACACTATTCCACACTCTCCGGGACGTCCATGGCTACTCCCATTGTCGCCGGAATCGTCGCCATCCTGCTTACTGAGCACCCGGACTGGACTCCGGATCAAGTGAAGTCAGCTTTGTTGGAGAAAGCCTTGGATATGGGTTTACCCCCCAATACGCAAGGTGCCGGTCAAGTTCAGATCGACCCCTCTTATTTCAAGGAATAA
- a CDS encoding sensor histidine kinase produces MTYSIRTLLRFLTLLFILLAQSVLFSVPVIILIIILKTYTSLFEMVPYKVIHITTFTAFFLFHVMTMIVYPMVHVIRWLIQLSQGNYEEPLMRQGLFYKYHRRFWFGDIFRHMERLTERLRTSEEQRKKLEKQRQDWIAGISHDLKTPLAYIKGYATMLASPRYHWAEREVQQYSHRIELKTEEVEQWIQDLNLFVLADQKQLLLQRERISLPEFVREIVLDLANSPLAEGMHFSFESLSPALDLSADPRYLKRSLQNLVMNAIIHNPEETSIHVQVEQEEDHACIQIKDDGVGMEREAMERLFDKQAWSPALSCSSSGTGLGLTIAKQLIEAHQGSIEIQSEKGEGTTIQVFLPLKRV; encoded by the coding sequence ATGACGTATTCTATCCGTACCCTCCTTCGATTTCTGACGCTGCTGTTTATTTTGCTGGCTCAGTCTGTTTTGTTCTCTGTGCCGGTCATTATCTTGATTATTATTCTTAAAACCTATACTTCTTTGTTCGAAATGGTTCCCTACAAGGTGATTCACATAACCACGTTTACGGCCTTTTTTTTATTTCATGTGATGACGATGATCGTCTATCCCATGGTTCATGTGATTCGATGGCTGATTCAACTGTCTCAAGGAAACTACGAAGAACCCTTGATGCGCCAGGGACTCTTTTATAAATACCATCGACGATTTTGGTTCGGGGATATCTTTCGCCACATGGAACGGCTGACGGAGCGGCTTCGAACAAGCGAGGAGCAACGTAAGAAGCTGGAAAAGCAACGACAGGATTGGATCGCTGGCATCTCCCATGATTTGAAAACCCCTCTTGCTTACATCAAGGGTTATGCAACCATGCTTGCTTCTCCTCGATATCACTGGGCAGAAAGGGAGGTTCAACAATACAGTCATCGTATCGAACTCAAAACGGAAGAAGTGGAACAATGGATTCAGGATCTCAATCTTTTTGTATTGGCTGATCAGAAGCAGTTGCTCCTTCAAAGGGAACGGATCTCCTTACCGGAATTTGTAAGGGAGATCGTCTTGGATCTGGCCAACAGTCCTTTGGCTGAAGGAATGCATTTTTCCTTTGAGTCCCTTTCTCCTGCTCTGGATCTCTCCGCTGATCCCCGTTATCTGAAACGATCTCTGCAAAATCTAGTCATGAATGCGATCATTCACAATCCAGAAGAGACCTCGATTCATGTACAAGTGGAACAAGAGGAGGATCATGCTTGCATTCAGATTAAAGATGATGGTGTTGGGATGGAGCGGGAAGCGATGGAACGCCTGTTTGACAAGCAAGCATGGAGTCCCGCACTAAGTTGTTCGTCTTCGGGGACCGGACTGGGTCTGACCATCGCCAAGCAATTGATTGAAGCACATCAGGGAAGTATTGAAATACAAAGTGAGAAGGGAGAGGGGACGACGATCCAAGTTTTTCTTCCACTCAAGAGAGTTTAA
- a CDS encoding alpha/beta-type small acid-soluble spore protein has translation MQQQQNRERNTNQLLVPGAAQALDQLKFEIASEFGVQLGPDTTSRANGSVGGEITKRLVALAEQQLGGGIK, from the coding sequence ATGCAACAACAACAAAATCGCGAGCGCAACACGAACCAACTGTTGGTACCGGGTGCTGCTCAAGCTTTGGATCAACTGAAGTTTGAAATTGCTTCTGAGTTTGGTGTGCAATTGGGCCCTGACACCACTTCTCGTGCCAACGGTTCTGTAGGTGGTGAAATCACGAAGCGTTTGGTTGCTCTGGCTGAACAACAACTGGGTGGCGGCATTAAGTAA
- a CDS encoding S8 family peptidase has product MNQPEWFSDSLPKITGGSRIRKIFHLRTFKNPHQCLQEIKRCGGRPIRVLPYLKVVIGEFDQDDGLYSLEGHPDVSFWEKDIQVTITDPIAGKVSKNLTSLPWGVQRVGAHKIWKYTQGRGVRVAVIDTGIANDHPSIRKNYKGGINILSPMLSPYDYNGHGTHVAGTIAGRHESLGGRGVAPRAYLYAVKAFNRRGSANLSDLLSAINWCIENRMQVVNMSFGMNKISDTLRQAIQTAYRKGIVMVAASGNQGTNGNIDYPARYRETLGVTATSRDGRLASFSNTGEGVDLAAPGDKILSAWLNGTTREMSGTSMAVPHVTGTVALLLFLHSGLTPDQLRHLLVRSTDSVSGEADLPSLDAHRSAQMLARYMGRFIP; this is encoded by the coding sequence ATGAACCAACCGGAATGGTTTTCCGATTCGCTTCCGAAGATTACTGGGGGATCAAGGATTCGAAAGATTTTCCACCTTCGGACATTTAAAAACCCGCATCAATGTCTTCAGGAGATAAAGCGTTGCGGTGGCCGGCCGATTCGTGTTCTCCCTTATTTGAAAGTGGTGATCGGGGAGTTTGATCAAGATGACGGTTTGTACAGTCTGGAAGGACATCCGGATGTCTCTTTTTGGGAAAAGGATATCCAGGTGACCATCACAGATCCAATTGCGGGAAAGGTATCCAAAAATTTAACCTCCTTACCATGGGGAGTGCAGCGGGTTGGAGCCCATAAGATCTGGAAATATACTCAAGGCCGTGGAGTCCGGGTAGCAGTGATTGATACGGGAATTGCCAATGATCACCCCTCGATCCGAAAAAACTATAAAGGTGGCATCAATATTTTGTCACCCATGCTTTCTCCCTATGACTACAATGGACATGGTACCCATGTTGCCGGAACCATTGCCGGCCGCCATGAAAGTTTGGGTGGAAGGGGTGTTGCTCCCAGGGCTTACCTTTATGCTGTCAAAGCCTTTAATCGGAGGGGAAGTGCCAACTTATCCGATCTCCTCAGTGCCATAAACTGGTGTATTGAAAATCGGATGCAGGTCGTCAATATGAGTTTTGGTATGAACAAAATAAGCGATACGTTGCGTCAGGCAATCCAGACGGCGTATCGCAAGGGAATTGTTATGGTGGCGGCATCGGGTAATCAAGGGACCAATGGGAATATCGACTATCCGGCCCGTTATCGTGAAACATTGGGGGTAACTGCGACAAGTCGGGACGGAAGGCTGGCTTCCTTCAGTAATACAGGGGAGGGTGTAGACCTGGCTGCACCTGGTGACAAAATACTCTCCGCTTGGTTAAATGGCACGACGCGGGAGATGAGTGGTACATCAATGGCAGTTCCCCATGTCACAGGGACGGTAGCTCTCCTTCTCTTTCTTCATTCGGGTCTTACGCCGGATCAGTTACGTCATCTTCTGGTACGGTCAACGGATTCCGTAAGTGGAGAGGCGGATCTCCCTTCCTTGGATGCACATCGATCCGCCCAAATGTTGGCTCGGTATATGGGACGTTTTATTCCTTGA
- a CDS encoding spore coat associated protein CotJA translates to MRQPNPYTHQVRYWYPYVSPFDPCPPIRVKHYVVPPNQYLGFQPRHLPQFSPMEALRYGTLWPILYSPYEKTTNKGCRP, encoded by the coding sequence ATGAGACAACCAAACCCGTACACCCACCAAGTCCGGTATTGGTACCCCTACGTTAGTCCTTTTGATCCCTGCCCGCCGATTCGAGTCAAACATTATGTGGTGCCGCCCAATCAATATTTGGGATTCCAACCGCGCCATCTTCCCCAGTTTTCACCGATGGAAGCGTTGCGATACGGAACACTTTGGCCCATCCTGTACAGCCCTTATGAAAAAACGACAAACAAAGGGTGTAGACCATGA
- a CDS encoding response regulator transcription factor — MISRILLVDDDKGLLEMIRLLLKREGYSHIDTAMTGQQAKELIQGRSYDLIVLDVMLPDTSGFDLCQEIRKTSKVPILFLTSRTSDIDKLVGFGYGGDDYVTKPFHSLELVARIKALLRRHRYLQEQMEQQQPEIRDYGRFQVIRSAGELKVEGKQVDCSAREFQLLLFFCDHPHHIFSVSELYEKVWKQEALGEEKTVVMHISRLRRKIEADQKQPRFLINVRGLGYKFVPPRKGEER; from the coding sequence ATGATATCTCGCATTCTACTGGTGGATGATGATAAGGGGTTGTTGGAGATGATCCGGCTTTTGTTGAAACGGGAAGGATACAGTCACATTGATACCGCCATGACAGGTCAACAAGCCAAGGAGCTTATCCAAGGACGTTCCTATGACCTGATTGTATTGGATGTGATGTTACCGGATACGAGTGGGTTTGATCTCTGCCAAGAGATCCGCAAAACTTCAAAAGTGCCGATTTTGTTCCTCACTTCCCGAACATCGGATATCGATAAACTGGTTGGTTTCGGTTATGGAGGAGACGATTATGTGACAAAACCGTTTCATTCCCTGGAGCTAGTCGCCCGAATCAAGGCTCTTTTACGACGGCATCGGTATTTACAAGAACAAATGGAACAGCAACAACCGGAAATACGGGATTACGGACGCTTTCAGGTGATCCGTTCTGCAGGTGAATTGAAAGTGGAGGGGAAACAGGTGGATTGCTCCGCCCGGGAGTTTCAGCTTCTGCTGTTTTTTTGTGATCATCCTCATCATATTTTCAGTGTTTCCGAACTTTATGAAAAGGTATGGAAACAGGAAGCCCTGGGGGAAGAAAAAACCGTTGTCATGCATATTTCCCGTCTACGCAGGAAAATCGAAGCGGATCAGAAGCAACCTCGCTTCCTGATCAATGTACGGGGATTGGGATATAAATTCGTACCGCCAAGAAAAGGGGAGGAAAGATGA
- a CDS encoding acyl-CoA synthetase, with product MFEIPEYYNMAMDIDRYAKNSKKVAIRWENDRGDRRVVTYRELKDASDRLARGLLAKGLSSGDRVMVLMPRIPEAYISYLGVLKAGLTVLPGSEMLQPEDIRYRLNHAEVKGLIWDAALTDSVEEALKGNSSLELGVVHGSKSGGDWAVLSELEGDPGMELPRTRSDDVAFISYTSGTTGGPKGVIHHHSWAIPHQEVAAKKWLGVQEGDTVWATAGPGWAKWVWSPFMSVLGSGAEGFVYQGKFEPEHYLSLLERYQVNVLCCTPTEYRMMAKVNDLKRYNLSHLKSATSAGEPLNREVIDTFRRNFQVEVRDGYGQTENTLLVGTMKGMEVKPGSMGRPTTGNRVAVINEKGQPVSQGEVGDIAVHRDAPALFKGYFRDEERTRRAFRGEWYLTGDRARMDEDGYLWFEGRSDDIIISAGYTIGPFEVEDALVRHPAVRECAVVASPDPIRGSVVKAFVLLKSEEQPSESLKNQLQEHVKKVTAPYKYPREIEFVTELPKTSSGKIRRVELRQREEQEKGLS from the coding sequence ATGTTTGAGATACCAGAATATTATAATATGGCGATGGATATCGACCGTTATGCGAAGAATTCCAAAAAAGTGGCGATTCGTTGGGAAAATGACAGAGGAGATCGACGGGTTGTCACTTATAGGGAATTGAAGGATGCTTCAGATCGGTTGGCCCGGGGATTGTTGGCCAAGGGGCTTTCATCTGGTGACAGGGTGATGGTATTAATGCCCCGGATTCCAGAGGCTTATATCTCATACTTAGGTGTTTTGAAGGCCGGTTTGACTGTTTTGCCGGGCTCAGAAATGTTACAGCCGGAGGATATCCGCTACCGACTGAACCATGCTGAGGTGAAAGGCTTGATTTGGGATGCGGCTTTAACGGACTCCGTTGAGGAAGCCCTAAAAGGAAACTCTTCCCTGGAGTTGGGTGTTGTTCATGGATCGAAAAGTGGGGGAGACTGGGCGGTACTGTCTGAACTGGAGGGAGACCCAGGGATGGAGCTTCCCCGGACACGCAGTGATGATGTGGCTTTTATATCCTATACCTCCGGCACCACCGGTGGTCCAAAGGGAGTGATTCACCACCACAGCTGGGCGATTCCGCATCAGGAAGTGGCGGCAAAAAAGTGGCTGGGAGTACAGGAAGGAGATACCGTGTGGGCGACGGCGGGTCCAGGTTGGGCCAAGTGGGTGTGGAGTCCTTTTATGTCTGTTTTGGGTTCCGGTGCAGAAGGGTTCGTTTATCAGGGGAAATTTGAACCGGAACATTATTTGTCGTTGCTGGAACGCTATCAGGTAAATGTCTTGTGCTGTACGCCGACCGAATATCGGATGATGGCCAAGGTAAACGATTTAAAACGGTATAATTTATCTCATCTGAAGAGTGCGACAAGCGCCGGGGAACCGTTAAACCGGGAAGTGATTGATACATTCCGCCGTAATTTTCAAGTGGAAGTTCGCGACGGTTATGGTCAGACAGAAAATACCCTGTTGGTGGGAACCATGAAAGGGATGGAAGTGAAACCGGGTTCCATGGGGCGGCCGACAACCGGTAATCGGGTCGCTGTCATCAATGAAAAGGGACAACCGGTCTCCCAGGGAGAAGTAGGGGACATTGCGGTTCATCGGGATGCTCCGGCACTCTTTAAAGGGTATTTTCGGGATGAAGAAAGAACACGGAGGGCATTTCGTGGAGAATGGTATCTGACCGGGGATCGGGCTCGAATGGATGAGGATGGGTATTTGTGGTTTGAAGGCCGCTCGGATGATATTATCATCAGTGCCGGCTACACCATCGGGCCTTTTGAAGTGGAGGATGCACTGGTTCGGCATCCTGCAGTTCGGGAATGCGCTGTGGTGGCCAGTCCGGATCCGATACGTGGCTCTGTGGTCAAAGCGTTTGTTTTGCTAAAGTCTGAGGAGCAGCCCTCCGAGAGTTTGAAAAATCAGTTGCAGGAACATGTGAAAAAAGTAACGGCACCTTATAAGTATCCCCGTGAAATCGAATTTGTCACGGAATTGCCCAAAACCTCCAGCGGCAAAATCCGGCGTGTTGAATTGCGCCAGCGGGAAGAGCAGGAGAAAGGGTTATCTTGA
- a CDS encoding manganese catalase family protein: MWIYEKKLQYPVRVSKCNPRLAKFLIEQYGGADGELAAALRYLNQRYTLPDKVTGLLTDIGTEEFAHLEMIATMVYKLTKDATPEQLKEAGLGAHYANHDRALFYNNAAGVPFTAAYIQAKGDPIADLYEDIAAEEKARATYQWIIDLSDDPDINDSLKFLREREVVHAQRFREAVEILKEHQNTQKYF, from the coding sequence ATGTGGATTTACGAAAAAAAGCTCCAGTATCCGGTTCGTGTCAGCAAATGCAATCCCAGACTGGCCAAATTTTTGATTGAACAATATGGTGGAGCCGACGGGGAACTGGCCGCCGCCCTTCGTTATCTGAACCAGCGATACACCTTACCGGATAAAGTGACGGGGTTGTTAACGGATATAGGCACAGAAGAATTTGCTCACCTGGAAATGATCGCCACGATGGTTTACAAATTGACCAAAGACGCCACCCCTGAACAATTGAAGGAAGCAGGACTTGGAGCCCATTATGCCAACCACGACAGGGCACTCTTTTATAACAATGCTGCTGGTGTTCCTTTTACAGCCGCTTATATCCAGGCAAAGGGAGACCCTATAGCGGATCTGTATGAAGATATTGCCGCAGAAGAAAAAGCACGGGCGACTTACCAGTGGATCATTGACCTCTCTGACGATCCGGATATCAATGACTCCCTTAAATTCCTGCGGGAGCGGGAAGTGGTTCACGCCCAACGCTTCCGGGAAGCTGTGGAAATACTAAAAGAGCATCAAAACACTCAAAAGTATTTCTAA
- a CDS encoding ABC transporter permease translates to MNLRLLKTEGEKLKLICFLLPVISGILLLAVTLGQWYYHMRQGSDDVYVIFNVMYLFLPISIFLTGTILTSIVAGTEHESKGWKQLLSYPLPCFQIYLAKFIWVLILMLIKAAVMVLGMTLVWVLFISEPLPLAFLLKQVFYSVLAYTPVLIIQLFLAIRLENQAVPIACGVLGAIASRFLPLFTMKWLYALPWSYSGLVTPFLPDHLFWLQVSLGVSIFLLVITTGWFQRLEWK, encoded by the coding sequence ATGAATCTTCGTCTCTTAAAAACGGAAGGAGAAAAGTTAAAGCTCATTTGCTTCCTCTTGCCGGTTATATCAGGGATATTGCTGTTGGCAGTTACCTTGGGGCAATGGTACTACCATATGCGTCAGGGATCTGATGATGTATACGTGATCTTCAATGTGATGTATCTATTCCTTCCCATCTCGATCTTTTTAACAGGAACGATTCTTACCAGCATCGTTGCCGGAACGGAACACGAGTCAAAGGGATGGAAGCAACTTCTGTCCTATCCCCTTCCTTGTTTTCAGATATACCTGGCCAAGTTTATCTGGGTGCTGATCTTGATGCTGATCAAGGCGGCGGTTATGGTTCTCGGGATGACCCTGGTGTGGGTGTTATTCATCTCTGAGCCGTTGCCGCTGGCATTTCTGCTCAAACAAGTGTTTTACAGTGTGCTGGCTTATACGCCGGTATTGATCATCCAGCTCTTTTTAGCCATTCGTTTGGAAAATCAGGCTGTTCCCATTGCTTGTGGCGTGTTGGGGGCTATCGCCAGTCGCTTTTTGCCTCTGTTTACCATGAAGTGGTTATACGCTTTGCCTTGGTCCTATTCCGGACTGGTCACCCCTTTTTTGCCGGATCATCTTTTCTGGCTGCAAGTGAGTCTGGGAGTGTCCATCTTTTTGCTGGTTATCACGACTGGATGGTTCCAACGACTGGAATGGAAATGA
- a CDS encoding ABC transporter permease produces the protein MLQIYRLEFAKLQWSVVVILIALDALINSGLGAMYMESFKDIFAPSWNQLYIQSQSFHALFFYPLYVGILASLICYYEHQNNAWKQLLSLPVSKTHLYLAKFLVLISLMALVQVAFFGMYLIAGWIIQPPGKIEWSQLLGHGILGWVSIFPLAALQLWISQKVTGFGKSLALNVSLVLPNIFSTALVSYLAAWYPFAPPSFAMYPGGGPIPSRFHPEPFWATVALTFLLYFTVGWRMFVKREWK, from the coding sequence TTGTTGCAGATCTATCGATTGGAATTTGCCAAGTTACAATGGTCGGTTGTGGTGATCCTGATCGCACTGGATGCTCTGATCAACTCCGGACTAGGTGCCATGTACATGGAAAGTTTTAAGGATATCTTTGCTCCCAGTTGGAACCAACTCTATATTCAGTCACAATCGTTTCACGCTCTTTTTTTCTATCCCTTATATGTAGGGATATTGGCTTCCCTGATTTGCTACTATGAGCATCAAAACAATGCTTGGAAGCAGTTGCTTAGCCTTCCTGTTTCCAAAACTCACTTATACCTGGCTAAATTTTTGGTGTTGATCTCGTTGATGGCGTTGGTGCAAGTTGCATTTTTCGGTATGTATCTGATTGCAGGGTGGATTATTCAACCACCTGGGAAGATTGAGTGGAGTCAATTGTTGGGTCATGGGATTTTGGGATGGGTATCGATTTTCCCTTTGGCTGCTTTACAGCTTTGGATTTCCCAAAAAGTGACCGGGTTTGGGAAGTCTCTGGCCTTAAACGTCTCGTTGGTTCTCCCCAATATTTTTTCCACGGCATTGGTCTCTTATTTAGCCGCCTGGTATCCCTTCGCTCCACCCTCTTTTGCGATGTATCCCGGAGGGGGTCCGATTCCATCTCGCTTTCATCCGGAACCTTTCTGGGCCACCGTAGCTCTGACCTTTCTTCTTTATTTTACGGTGGGATGGAGGATGTTTGTGAAGCGGGAGTGGAAGTAA
- a CDS encoding AraC family transcriptional regulator produces the protein MDLLTNMNGAIKYIEENLAKDIDFKEVARLAFCSEYHFKRMFSFLAGISLSEYIRRRRLTCAAFDLKDSNVKVIDIAMKYGYNSPDAFARAFQNLHGITPSEARTNGHSLKAYPRMTFLLSIKGGSEMNYRIEEKEAFRIVGIKKRVPIIFNGVNPEIAAMWGSLDSKTIDKLKQLSNVEPMGMLSASTNFPEGRMEEKGELDHYIGVATTEKCPDHLTQLEVPASTWAVFEAIGPFPDTLQDVWGRIYSEWFPSSNYEQIEGPEILWNEDKDVTIPSFKSEIWIPILKKKSYAR, from the coding sequence TTGGATTTGCTTACGAACATGAATGGAGCCATAAAGTATATTGAAGAAAACCTGGCCAAGGATATTGATTTTAAAGAAGTCGCAAGGTTGGCTTTCTGCTCCGAATATCATTTTAAAAGGATGTTTTCCTTCCTTGCAGGTATTTCCCTCTCGGAATACATCCGTCGCAGACGACTTACCTGTGCAGCATTTGATCTTAAAGATAGCAATGTTAAGGTTATTGACATTGCTATGAAATATGGATACAACTCCCCAGATGCTTTTGCACGGGCTTTTCAAAATTTGCATGGCATAACACCCTCCGAAGCCAGAACCAATGGCCATTCACTTAAAGCATATCCACGAATGACCTTTCTGTTATCCATTAAAGGAGGAAGTGAAATGAACTACCGAATTGAAGAAAAAGAGGCATTTCGTATTGTCGGTATTAAGAAAAGGGTTCCTATTATTTTTAATGGGGTTAATCCAGAGATTGCTGCAATGTGGGGAAGTTTAGACAGCAAAACAATCGATAAACTAAAACAACTTTCCAATGTTGAGCCCATGGGGATGCTTAGTGCATCCACCAATTTTCCTGAAGGCAGGATGGAAGAAAAAGGGGAGCTTGATCACTATATTGGCGTCGCAACAACTGAAAAGTGTCCAGATCACCTGACACAGCTTGAAGTTCCTGCCTCAACATGGGCTGTATTTGAAGCGATCGGGCCATTTCCTGATACGCTACAAGATGTATGGGGACGCATTTATTCCGAATGGTTCCCATCTTCAAACTACGAACAAATAGAAGGTCCAGAAATCCTATGGAATGAGGATAAAGATGTAACCATACCATCTTTCAAAAGTGAAATATGGATACCCATTTTGAAAAAGAAATCATACGCAAGATGA